One genomic region from Terriglobia bacterium encodes:
- a CDS encoding sigma-70 family RNA polymerase sigma factor, with protein MGEITLLLRAANAGDRGAAEQLYSRLYETLRRLARARLRAGGRDSVLDTTVVVHESFLRMIEAGSVEAEDRRQFLAYASRAMRSVIVDFVRQRNAARRGGDATPVSLSDGDGTVNDRPDEILQVHQALGRLESLDADSARVVEMRYFAGLKVSEIAEALSISETTVERRWRKARAFLFESLR; from the coding sequence TTGGGCGAGATCACGCTCCTGCTCCGCGCAGCGAACGCCGGCGACCGGGGCGCGGCGGAGCAGCTCTACTCCCGGCTGTACGAGACGCTGCGAAGGCTCGCGCGGGCGCGTCTCCGCGCCGGGGGGCGCGACTCGGTTCTCGACACCACCGTGGTGGTGCACGAGAGCTTCCTGCGCATGATCGAGGCCGGCAGCGTCGAGGCCGAGGATCGCCGGCAGTTCCTCGCCTACGCGTCGCGGGCGATGAGGTCCGTCATCGTCGACTTCGTCCGCCAGCGAAACGCGGCGCGGCGCGGCGGCGACGCCACGCCGGTGTCCCTCAGCGACGGGGACGGCACCGTCAACGATCGCCCCGACGAGATCCTGCAGGTGCACCAGGCTCTCGGACGCCTCGAGAGCCTCGACGCGGATTCCGCCCGGGTCGTCGAGATGCGCTACTTCGCGGGGCTCAAGGTCTCCGAGATCGCCGAGGCCCTGTCGATCAGCGAGACCACGGTGGAGCGTCGCTGGCGGAAGGCGCGGGCGTTCCTGTTCGAATCGCTCCGCTGA